From one Gemmobacter sp. genomic stretch:
- a CDS encoding PRC-barrel domain-containing protein has product MKRQAAALFASALLLAVPAYAQAVDTTTTTPKLSDTPRTSTPPLDTSAPAGTSVGAGASTGTGVIEAPSGYTTMESFMGLTPAQAVGMTIDGPTGEEIGTVTAVSQAANGLIDGLVVEVGGFVGMANHEVLLDAEQVVVFTNASGDALARSDVTREQLAEMSEHVKPKT; this is encoded by the coding sequence ATGAAACGTCAAGCCGCCGCCCTGTTCGCCTCGGCCCTGCTGCTGGCCGTGCCCGCCTATGCGCAGGCTGTCGATACCACCACGACCACCCCGAAGCTGTCGGATACCCCGCGCACCTCGACCCCGCCGCTGGATACCTCGGCCCCGGCCGGGACCAGTGTCGGTGCGGGCGCCAGCACCGGAACGGGTGTGATCGAGGCACCCTCGGGCTATACCACCATGGAAAGCTTCATGGGCCTGACCCCGGCCCAGGCCGTCGGCATGACCATTGATGGCCCGACGGGCGAGGAAATCGGCACCGTCACGGCCGTGTCGCAGGCCGCGAACGGGCTGATCGACGGGCTGGTCGTCGAGGTCGGCGGGTTTGTCGGCATGGCCAACCACGAGGTGCTGCTGGATGCCGAACAGGTCGTCGTGTTTACGAATGCGTCGGGCGATGCGCTGGCGCGCTCGGACGTGACGCGCGAGCAACTGGCCGAGATGTCGGAACATGTAAAGCCCAAGACCTGA
- a CDS encoding ABC transporter permease, whose translation MITRDWLLSDDPETRTQARLGQGYRLARALARNPLAMVGLAVIVALLVMAALAPWIAPYSPLDGMLSNRLKPPSAAHWMGTDELGRDIFSRVVHGSRITLMIVILVAVIAAPLGLLIGTVAGYYGGWVDKVLMGLTDIFLSLPRLILALAFVAALGPGIENAVIAIAITAWPVYARIARAETLTFRNSEFIAAVRMQGASGLRVIGLHVIPLCMSSTIVRVTLDMAGIILTAAGLGFLGLGAQPPLPEWGAMISKGRAFILDQWWVATMPGFAIVVVSLGFCLFGDGLRDVLDPKQRTKG comes from the coding sequence ATGATCACACGCGACTGGCTTTTGTCCGACGACCCCGAGACGCGCACCCAGGCCCGGCTGGGGCAGGGCTACCGTCTGGCGCGTGCCTTGGCGCGCAATCCGCTGGCCATGGTGGGGCTGGCGGTCATTGTCGCCCTGCTGGTGATGGCGGCGCTGGCGCCCTGGATTGCGCCCTATTCGCCGCTGGACGGCATGCTGTCCAACCGCCTCAAGCCGCCCTCCGCCGCCCACTGGATGGGCACCGACGAGCTGGGCCGCGACATCTTTTCCCGCGTTGTCCATGGCTCTCGCATCACGCTGATGATCGTGATTCTGGTCGCGGTCATCGCGGCGCCGCTGGGGCTGCTCATCGGCACCGTCGCGGGCTATTACGGCGGCTGGGTCGACAAGGTGCTGATGGGCCTGACCGACATCTTCCTGTCGCTGCCCCGCCTTATCCTCGCGCTCGCCTTCGTCGCCGCCCTCGGCCCCGGCATCGAGAATGCCGTCATTGCCATCGCCATCACCGCCTGGCCGGTCTACGCCCGCATCGCGCGGGCCGAAACGCTGACCTTCCGCAATTCGGAATTCATCGCCGCCGTGCGGATGCAGGGCGCCAGCGGGCTGCGGGTGATCGGGCTGCATGTGATCCCCTTGTGCATGTCCTCCACCATCGTGCGGGTCACGCTGGACATGGCGGGCATCATCCTGACCGCGGCCGGCCTTGGCTTTCTGGGCCTTGGCGCACAGCCGCCCTTGCCCGAATGGGGCGCGATGATTTCCAAGGGCCGCGCCTTCATCCTGGATCAATGGTGGGTTGCCACCATGCCGGGCTTTGCCATCGTCGTCGTCTCGCTGGGGTTCTGCCTGTTCGGCGATGGCCTGCGCGACGTGCTGGACCCCAAGCAGAGGACCAAGGGATGA
- a CDS encoding PRC-barrel domain-containing protein, with protein MKRQATALIASALMLSAPAFAFAQATTTPTTPPATTAPAAPTTPPPAAAPGASVTTPGAATDSGSTTATTPGATVGSGTIMAPEGYTAVPDFAAVTAEELKGVKVNGPEGDNIGEIADIELGADGKATGLIADIGGFLGLGEHRVKLSMEQVSVFKNADGDMVAVSDLTEEQLKAMPKYEAPKT; from the coding sequence ATGAAACGTCAAGCTACCGCCCTGATCGCTTCGGCGCTGATGCTCTCGGCCCCCGCTTTCGCCTTTGCGCAGGCCACCACCACGCCGACCACCCCGCCGGCCACCACCGCACCTGCCGCGCCGACCACCCCGCCGCCGGCCGCCGCGCCGGGCGCCAGCGTGACGACCCCGGGCGCCGCCACCGACTCGGGCAGCACGACGGCCACCACGCCGGGTGCTACCGTGGGTTCGGGCACCATCATGGCCCCCGAGGGCTACACTGCGGTTCCCGACTTTGCCGCCGTGACGGCCGAGGAGCTGAAGGGCGTCAAGGTCAACGGTCCCGAAGGCGACAATATCGGCGAGATCGCCGATATCGAACTGGGCGCCGATGGCAAGGCCACGGGTCTGATCGCCGATATCGGCGGCTTCCTGGGCCTGGGCGAACACCGCGTGAAGCTGAGCATGGAGCAGGTCAGCGTGTTCAAGAATGCCGATGGCGACATGGTTGCCGTGTCGGACCTGACCGAAGAACAGCTGAAGGCGATGCCGAAGTATGAGGCACCCAAGACCTGA
- a CDS encoding M20 aminoacylase family protein → MPVLNRIAGYAGEMKTWRRHLHAHPELGFDCHQTAAYIVDRLHEIGVDEVHEGIATSGIVAILNGQGPGPTIGLRADMDALPIEETSGVAHESTVRGRAHSCGHDGHVTMLLGAAKYLAETRRFAGRVALIFQPAEEDGGGGEVMVKEGVMDRFGIGQVYGIHNAPNVPFGKFITTPGPLMAAVDTAWVRLRGRGGHGATPHETVDPIIAAVGMIGALQSIVSRNTSAIESLVVSVTQIHSGTASNIIPEEAWFCATIRSFTPAVRDLAERRFRDIVNGHAAAYGVTAELVYERGYPPTVNHPDETDFAARVAREVSGEDLVDARADREMGAEDFSYMLEARPGAYLFLGTGPGAGLHHAAFDFNDEVAPVGATFFARLVETAQPPA, encoded by the coding sequence ATGCCCGTCCTCAACCGCATCGCAGGTTATGCCGGCGAGATGAAGACCTGGCGGCGCCACCTGCATGCGCACCCCGAGCTTGGGTTCGACTGCCACCAGACCGCCGCCTATATCGTGGACCGCCTGCACGAGATCGGCGTGGACGAGGTGCATGAGGGCATCGCCACCAGCGGGATCGTCGCCATTCTGAACGGGCAGGGGCCGGGCCCGACCATAGGCCTGCGGGCCGACATGGACGCCCTGCCGATCGAGGAAACCAGCGGCGTCGCGCATGAAAGCACGGTCAGGGGCCGGGCGCATTCCTGCGGGCATGACGGGCATGTCACCATGCTGCTGGGCGCCGCGAAATACCTGGCCGAGACGCGGCGGTTTGCCGGGCGCGTCGCGCTGATCTTCCAGCCGGCCGAGGAAGACGGCGGTGGCGGCGAGGTGATGGTGAAGGAAGGCGTCATGGACCGCTTCGGCATCGGGCAGGTCTATGGCATCCACAATGCGCCCAACGTGCCGTTCGGCAAGTTCATCACCACCCCGGGGCCGCTGATGGCGGCGGTGGATACCGCCTGGGTGCGCCTGCGCGGGCGGGGCGGGCATGGCGCTACGCCGCATGAAACCGTGGATCCGATCATCGCTGCCGTCGGCATGATCGGTGCGCTGCAATCCATCGTGTCGCGCAACACCTCGGCCATCGAAAGCCTGGTGGTGTCGGTGACCCAGATCCATTCGGGCACCGCATCGAACATCATCCCCGAGGAGGCGTGGTTCTGCGCCACGATCCGCAGCTTTACCCCTGCGGTGCGCGATCTGGCCGAACGGCGGTTCCGCGACATCGTCAACGGCCATGCGGCGGCCTATGGGGTGACGGCCGAGCTGGTCTATGAACGCGGCTATCCGCCCACGGTGAACCACCCGGACGAAACCGATTTCGCCGCCCGCGTCGCGCGCGAGGTGTCGGGCGAGGATCTGGTCGATGCCCGCGCCGACCGCGAGATGGGGGCCGAGGATTTCAGCTACATGCTGGAGGCGCGGCCGGGCGCCTATCTGTTCCTGGGCACCGGGCCGGGGGCGGGGCTGCACCATGCCGCCTTTGATTTCAACGACGAGGTGGCGCCGGTCGGGGCGACGTTCTTTGCCCGGCTGGTGGAAACCGCGCAGCCGCCGGCATAG
- a CDS encoding ABC transporter permease, protein MTLTQRLLPPAQFLLTLAVTFLGLLAITFVIGRVVPIDPVIAVVGDRASKETYDATRLAMGLDDPLIVQFARYVGEVVQGNLGNSVGTGRAVAEDLARVFPATLEMATLGILIGVFLGVPMGVWAAARQGSWLDQVIRVVGLAGYAIPAFWLGLVGLVLFYAKLRWVGGPGRIDLFLDGMVPVRSGLLLVDSALAGDWDSFKSALSHIVLPAAILGFFALAYIARMTRSFMLEQLGQEFITTARVKGAPERVILWRHAFRPIRVQLLTVIGLSYAGLLEGSVMIETVFSWPGIGNYLTTALLNADMNAVLGATLVVGAVFVGINKGSDALYRWLDPRARA, encoded by the coding sequence ATGACCCTGACCCAGCGATTGCTGCCGCCAGCGCAGTTCCTGCTGACCCTTGCCGTAACCTTTCTTGGCCTGCTTGCGATCACCTTCGTGATCGGCCGCGTGGTGCCGATCGACCCGGTGATCGCCGTGGTCGGCGACCGCGCCAGCAAGGAAACCTATGATGCGACCCGCCTTGCCATGGGGCTGGACGACCCGCTGATCGTGCAGTTCGCCCGCTATGTCGGCGAAGTGGTGCAGGGCAACCTTGGCAATTCCGTCGGCACCGGCCGCGCGGTGGCCGAGGATCTGGCGCGTGTGTTTCCCGCCACGCTGGAAATGGCCACGCTGGGCATTCTGATCGGGGTGTTCCTGGGCGTGCCGATGGGCGTCTGGGCGGCGGCACGGCAGGGGTCGTGGCTGGATCAGGTGATCCGGGTGGTCGGCCTTGCCGGCTATGCGATCCCGGCGTTCTGGCTGGGGCTGGTCGGCCTGGTGCTGTTCTATGCCAAGCTGCGCTGGGTCGGTGGGCCAGGGCGGATCGACCTGTTCCTGGATGGCATGGTCCCGGTGCGCAGTGGCCTGCTGCTGGTCGATTCGGCGCTGGCCGGGGATTGGGACAGTTTCAAATCCGCCCTGTCGCATATCGTGCTGCCGGCCGCGATCCTGGGGTTCTTTGCGCTGGCCTATATCGCCCGGATGACGCGCAGCTTCATGCTGGAACAGCTGGGGCAGGAATTCATCACCACCGCCCGCGTCAAGGGCGCGCCCGAACGCGTCATCCTGTGGCGCCACGCCTTTCGCCCGATCCGGGTGCAACTGCTGACCGTGATCGGCCTGTCCTATGCCGGGCTGCTGGAGGGTTCGGTGATGATCGAAACGGTGTTCAGCTGGCCCGGCATCGGCAACTACCTGACCACCGCTTTGCTGAACGCCGACATGAACGCCGTTCTGGGCGCCACGCTGGTGGTGGGCGCGGTGTTCGTGGGCATCAACAAGGGCTCTGACGCCCTCTATCGCTGGCTGGATCCGAGGGCACGGGCATGA
- a CDS encoding ABC transporter substrate-binding protein produces MTLFAPKSLKAALAVSLIALATAPALAATPDNALVIAQNIDDIVTIDPATAYEFSSGEYVTNAYDKLVAYDAADPDTLVGQLAESWTVDVAAKTITFKLRPGVIFHSGKPLRGADVVGSFKRVLVLNKAPAFILGNLGWKVDNLESMVTTEGDSVTVNWAGDFAPSFVLNVLAAGVGAIVDIETAMANEKDGDLGHAWLNQNSAGTGPFKLVNFRPGEAMVLEANKTYFNGAPAIERVMIRHVAEAATQRLLLESGDVDMAKNMSPDQVAGLEGKAGIKVETYPQTAVHWFSFNQKTEALTNPALWEAARYLVDYKGMADSFLKGQMQVHQAFWPAGFPGALEDTPYSYDVEKAKKILADGGVKTPLKIELDVINSAPFTDIAASLQQTFAPAGINFDILPGTGAQVITKYRARTHQGMLLYWGPDFMDPHSNAKAFAYNADNADDKYASTTTWRNAWMPPEAVNKKTLAALAEQDADKRNAMYVELQREMQAESPYVIMFQAVKQVAMADKVQGFVNGPSAAFVFYRLVDKK; encoded by the coding sequence ATGACCCTTTTCGCCCCCAAATCCCTGAAAGCCGCGCTGGCGGTCAGCCTGATCGCGCTGGCCACCGCGCCCGCGCTGGCAGCAACGCCCGACAATGCGCTGGTGATCGCGCAGAACATCGACGATATCGTCACCATCGACCCGGCGACGGCCTATGAATTCAGCTCGGGCGAATATGTCACCAACGCTTATGACAAGCTGGTGGCCTATGACGCGGCCGATCCGGACACGCTGGTGGGCCAGCTGGCCGAAAGCTGGACGGTGGACGTGGCGGCCAAGACCATCACCTTCAAGCTGCGCCCGGGCGTGATCTTCCATTCCGGCAAGCCGCTGCGCGGGGCCGATGTGGTTGGCAGCTTCAAGCGGGTTCTGGTGCTGAACAAGGCGCCGGCCTTTATCCTGGGCAACCTCGGGTGGAAGGTGGACAACCTGGAATCCATGGTCACCACCGAAGGCGACAGCGTCACGGTGAACTGGGCCGGCGATTTCGCCCCGTCCTTCGTGCTGAACGTGCTGGCGGCCGGCGTGGGGGCGATTGTCGATATCGAAACCGCGATGGCCAATGAAAAGGATGGCGACCTTGGCCATGCCTGGCTGAACCAGAACAGCGCCGGCACCGGCCCGTTCAAGCTGGTGAACTTCCGCCCCGGCGAGGCCATGGTGCTGGAGGCGAACAAGACCTATTTCAACGGCGCCCCCGCCATCGAACGGGTGATGATCCGCCATGTCGCCGAAGCCGCGACCCAGCGCCTGCTGCTGGAATCGGGCGATGTGGACATGGCCAAGAACATGTCCCCCGATCAGGTCGCCGGTCTTGAAGGCAAGGCCGGGATCAAGGTGGAAACCTATCCGCAGACCGCCGTCCACTGGTTCAGCTTCAACCAGAAGACCGAGGCCCTGACCAACCCCGCCCTGTGGGAGGCCGCGCGCTATCTGGTGGACTACAAGGGGATGGCCGACAGCTTCCTGAAAGGCCAGATGCAGGTGCATCAGGCGTTCTGGCCCGCAGGCTTCCCCGGCGCGCTGGAGGACACGCCCTACAGCTACGACGTTGAAAAGGCCAAGAAGATCCTGGCCGATGGCGGCGTCAAGACGCCCTTGAAGATCGAGCTGGACGTGATCAACTCGGCCCCGTTCACCGATATTGCCGCCAGCCTGCAACAGACCTTTGCGCCGGCGGGCATCAACTTCGACATCCTGCCGGGCACCGGGGCGCAGGTGATCACCAAGTATCGCGCGCGGACCCATCAGGGGATGCTGCTGTACTGGGGCCCCGACTTCATGGACCCGCATTCGAACGCCAAGGCATTCGCCTACAACGCCGACAATGCGGATGACAAATACGCGTCCACCACCACCTGGCGGAATGCGTGGATGCCGCCCGAAGCGGTGAACAAAAAGACGCTGGCGGCGCTGGCCGAACAGGACGCCGACAAGCGCAACGCGATGTATGTGGAACTGCAACGCGAGATGCAGGCGGAATCGCCCTATGTCATCATGTTCCAGGCGGTGAAACAGGTGGCGATGGCAGACAAGGTGCAGGGCTTTGTCAACGGGCCCTCGGCGGCCTTCGTGTTCTACCGCCTCGTCGACAAGAAATGA
- a CDS encoding Xaa-Pro peptidase family protein, producing MTRLDRLRARMAATGTTLVALAPGAHMRWLLGFAPHPDERACILLVGPDKAGFIMPVLNAGDARQHTDLPFWDWADATGPVAAVQAALDAVAPGPAKISLDEAMRADHALLLLDNLPNCARSFAAETVGALRMIKDAAELAALEENARIADRAQAALRAAIRDGITETELAAVARAAFADAGAVPTFAIVGAGVNSSFPHHHTGSALVRPGQPIVCDIGGAKAGYNSDITRMACLGEPPHGYLEVHAVVNAAVEAALAAIRPGVPASAVDKAARGVIVAAGYGEYFTHRTGHGLGSEVHEPPYMTGTNDLLLEEGMVFTVEPGIYLPGRFGIRLEEVAVVTADGARILSTLSRDLHIA from the coding sequence ATGACCCGGCTGGACCGCCTGCGCGCCCGGATGGCCGCCACCGGCACCACGCTGGTGGCGCTGGCGCCCGGCGCGCACATGCGCTGGCTGCTGGGCTTTGCCCCCCACCCCGACGAACGCGCCTGCATTCTGCTGGTCGGGCCGGACAAGGCCGGGTTCATCATGCCGGTGCTGAACGCGGGCGATGCGCGCCAGCACACCGACCTGCCGTTCTGGGACTGGGCCGATGCCACCGGCCCCGTTGCCGCCGTGCAGGCCGCGCTGGATGCGGTGGCGCCGGGACCGGCCAAAATCTCGCTGGACGAGGCGATGCGGGCCGATCACGCGCTGCTGCTGCTGGACAACCTGCCGAACTGCGCGCGCAGCTTTGCCGCCGAGACGGTGGGCGCGCTGCGGATGATCAAGGATGCCGCCGAACTGGCCGCGCTGGAGGAAAACGCCCGCATCGCCGACCGCGCGCAGGCCGCGCTGCGGGCGGCGATCCGTGACGGAATCACGGAAACCGAACTGGCGGCCGTGGCCCGGGCGGCCTTTGCCGATGCGGGGGCGGTGCCGACCTTTGCCATCGTGGGGGCGGGGGTGAATTCCTCGTTCCCGCATCACCATACCGGCAGCGCGCTGGTGCGGCCGGGGCAGCCCATCGTCTGCGACATTGGCGGCGCCAAGGCGGGCTACAATTCCGACATCACGCGCATGGCCTGTCTGGGCGAACCGCCGCACGGGTATTTGGAGGTGCATGCCGTGGTGAATGCCGCGGTCGAGGCCGCGCTGGCGGCGATCCGCCCGGGCGTGCCGGCCAGCGCGGTGGACAAGGCAGCGCGCGGGGTGATCGTGGCGGCGGGCTATGGCGAATATTTCACCCATCGCACCGGCCATGGCCTGGGATCCGAGGTGCATGAACCGCCCTACATGACCGGCACCAACGATCTGCTGCTGGAAGAAGGCATGGTGTTCACCGTGGAGCCCGGCATCTACCTGCCCGGCCGCTTCGGCATCCGGCTGGAGGAGGTGGCGGTGGTGACCGCGGACGGGGCGCGCATCCTGTCGACGCTGTCGCGCGATCTGCATATCGCCTGA
- a CDS encoding paraquat-inducible protein A — protein sequence MTRRLALCAIALLALAFPVAWFAPLMTVRVRLAFWASGTDISLITTLQSLWADDPALALVLSFLTLAAPLLKLLGMALVLLGWLTPRADGALWLLGRLAMADVFLIVVYMAMVKGIDAGQITPQWGLWAYSGAVLASLGLSMWIGRLPLPAGHGTTGA from the coding sequence ATGACCCGCCGCCTTGCCCTGTGCGCCATTGCCCTGCTGGCGCTGGCCTTTCCGGTTGCCTGGTTCGCGCCCTTGATGACGGTGCGGGTGCGGCTGGCGTTCTGGGCCTCGGGCACCGACATATCGCTGATCACCACCCTGCAATCGCTGTGGGCCGATGACCCGGCGCTGGCGCTGGTGCTGAGCTTTCTGACGCTGGCCGCGCCGCTGCTGAAACTGCTGGGCATGGCGCTGGTGCTGCTGGGCTGGCTGACCCCTCGCGCCGATGGCGCGCTGTGGTTGCTGGGCCGGCTGGCGATGGCGGATGTGTTCCTGATCGTGGTCTACATGGCGATGGTCAAGGGCATCGACGCCGGGCAGATCACCCCGCAATGGGGGCTGTGGGCCTATAGCGGGGCGGTGCTGGCCTCGCTGGGACTGTCGATGTGGATCGGGCGCTTGCCCCTGCCCGCCGGGCACGGCACAACGGGCGCATGA
- a CDS encoding Fe(3+) ABC transporter substrate-binding protein translates to MSIRIKLLATAAILAATPALADEVNVYTTRQAFLIEPVMEAFTKETGIAVNLAFVEKGLVERLKSEGDRSPADLVMTVDIANLNQIVEAGVLQPVDSAAMKAAVPANLRSPDDLWFALTTRARVVYAHKDRVKDGEVTTYEDLASDKWKGRICTRPGVHDYNLALLAAVIAHHGEAKAKDWAAGVKANLARKPEGNDRGQVKAVWAGECDISLTNTYYMGAMLADPEQKAWAESVRIIFPTFEGGGTHLNVSGVAMTKSAPNKDAALKLMEFLVSPEAQAIYAEKNTEYPVLAGAERSALVASWGEFTPDTVDLTELAKLRPTALKIMEEVGYDN, encoded by the coding sequence GTGTCGATCCGTATCAAATTGCTAGCCACCGCCGCCATTCTGGCCGCGACGCCCGCCCTTGCCGATGAAGTCAACGTCTACACCACCCGTCAGGCCTTTCTGATCGAGCCGGTGATGGAGGCTTTCACCAAGGAAACCGGGATCGCCGTCAACCTCGCCTTTGTCGAAAAAGGCCTGGTCGAACGTCTGAAATCCGAAGGCGACCGTTCGCCCGCCGATCTGGTGATGACCGTGGACATCGCCAACCTGAACCAGATCGTCGAAGCCGGCGTGCTGCAACCCGTCGACAGCGCCGCCATGAAGGCAGCCGTGCCGGCGAACCTGCGCAGCCCCGATGACCTGTGGTTCGCCCTGACCACCCGCGCCCGCGTGGTCTATGCCCACAAGGACCGCGTGAAGGACGGCGAGGTCACCACCTACGAGGATCTGGCATCCGACAAGTGGAAAGGCCGCATCTGCACCCGTCCGGGCGTGCATGATTACAACCTGGCGCTGCTGGCCGCCGTGATCGCGCATCATGGCGAGGCAAAGGCCAAGGACTGGGCCGCCGGCGTCAAGGCCAACCTGGCCCGCAAGCCCGAAGGCAATGACCGCGGTCAGGTCAAGGCGGTCTGGGCCGGCGAATGCGACATCTCACTGACCAACACCTACTACATGGGCGCCATGCTGGCCGACCCCGAACAGAAGGCCTGGGCAGAATCCGTGCGGATCATCTTCCCGACGTTCGAAGGCGGCGGCACCCACCTGAACGTGTCGGGCGTGGCGATGACGAAATCCGCCCCGAACAAGGATGCGGCGCTGAAGCTGATGGAATTCCTGGTCTCGCCCGAGGCGCAGGCGATCTATGCCGAAAAGAACACCGAATATCCGGTGCTGGCCGGGGCCGAACGCTCGGCGCTGGTGGCAAGCTGGGGCGAGTTCACGCCGGATACCGTCGATCTGACCGAACTGGCCAAGCTCCGCCCGACCGCGCTGAAGATCATGGAAGAAGTCGGTTACGACAACTGA
- a CDS encoding GAF domain-containing protein produces MTDTPDAVFAALHQAADAAHGAKLFTVTVMDRAAGLVRRGYTSHPVEYPTTATKKMGGNGSEWSDLVIGRGQPFIANTTPEFARYFTDHATITAIGCASAMNIPVLRDGQVVGTVNILDKENHFTPQVAADFVALVAAHRPALLAAMAQVPMGDAAGDAA; encoded by the coding sequence ATGACCGACACCCCCGACGCCGTTTTCGCGGCCCTGCATCAGGCGGCCGATGCCGCCCATGGTGCGAAACTGTTCACCGTCACGGTGATGGACCGCGCGGCCGGCCTTGTGCGGCGCGGCTATACCTCGCATCCGGTGGAATACCCGACGACCGCCACCAAGAAGATGGGTGGCAACGGCAGCGAATGGTCCGATCTGGTGATCGGGCGCGGCCAGCCGTTCATCGCCAATACCACGCCGGAATTCGCGCGCTATTTCACCGACCACGCGACGATCACCGCCATCGGCTGCGCCTCGGCCATGAACATCCCGGTGCTGCGCGATGGTCAGGTGGTGGGCACGGTGAACATCCTGGACAAGGAAAACCACTTCACCCCGCAGGTCGCCGCCGATTTCGTGGCGCTGGTCGCGGCGCATCGCCCCGCCCTGCTGGCCGCCATGGCGCAGGTTCCCATGGGGGATGCGGCGGGGGATGCGGCATGA
- a CDS encoding helix-turn-helix domain-containing protein: MTEPLRQPDTAQPPAFGGRIRELRRKAGLTLQTLADQAGISVGFLSQVERDKATPSLGTLASLASALGVEIDVFVAAPKLADSVTRASERVRFAIADSSLGYERVSTTLPGGQLTSLIVHVPKGYRSEIVSHVGEELLLILDGTIRQTLGDAELILHAGDSLHFMGDTPHSFANIGDGPARMLWTGTSPRLIGRSPERP, from the coding sequence ATGACGGAGCCCCTGCGCCAGCCGGACACCGCCCAGCCGCCCGCCTTTGGCGGCCGCATCCGCGAATTGCGCAGGAAGGCGGGGCTGACATTGCAGACGCTTGCGGATCAGGCGGGCATCTCGGTGGGCTTTCTATCCCAGGTCGAACGCGACAAGGCGACGCCCAGCCTGGGCACGCTGGCCAGCCTGGCATCGGCGCTGGGGGTGGAAATCGACGTGTTCGTCGCCGCCCCCAAGCTGGCCGACAGCGTGACGCGCGCATCGGAACGGGTGCGCTTTGCCATTGCCGATTCGTCGCTGGGCTATGAACGGGTGTCCACCACCCTGCCCGGCGGCCAGCTTACCTCGCTGATCGTGCATGTCCCCAAGGGCTATCGGTCCGAAATCGTGTCGCATGTCGGCGAGGAACTACTGCTGATCCTGGATGGCACCATCCGCCAGACGCTGGGCGATGCGGAACTGATCCTGCATGCGGGCGACAGCCTGCATTTCATGGGGGATACGCCCCATTCCTTTGCCAATATCGGGGATGGCCCGGCCCGGATGCTCTGGACCGGAACCTCGCCCCGCCTGATCGGACGATCCCCCGAACGCCCGTAG
- the mazG gene encoding nucleoside triphosphate pyrophosphohydrolase — MPAPAHDPIIFDADGGIDRLLAIMAALRDPVTGCPWDIEQTFATIAPYTIEEAHEVADAIAREAWGELPGELGDLLLQVVYHARMAEEDGHFGWADVVRAICDKMVARHPHVFADQSRNKTADQQTADWEAQKARERGTAGVLEGVALGLPALTRAVKLQSRAARVGFDWPEVAQVVDKIAEEAHELVEARDTLTPEAMAEEYGDLLFVMTNLARHLKIDPEAALRAANAKFTRRFAHIEARLAEQGRRPQDSTLAEMDALWDEIRAADKATASSKADD, encoded by the coding sequence ATGCCCGCACCTGCCCATGACCCGATCATCTTCGATGCCGATGGCGGGATCGACCGCCTGCTGGCGATCATGGCGGCACTGCGCGACCCGGTGACGGGCTGCCCCTGGGACATCGAACAGACCTTTGCCACCATCGCCCCCTACACGATCGAGGAAGCGCACGAGGTGGCCGACGCCATCGCGCGCGAGGCCTGGGGCGAATTGCCAGGCGAATTGGGCGACCTGCTGTTGCAGGTGGTCTATCATGCCCGCATGGCCGAGGAAGACGGCCACTTTGGCTGGGCCGATGTGGTGCGGGCGATTTGCGACAAGATGGTCGCGCGCCACCCGCATGTGTTCGCCGACCAGTCGCGCAACAAGACCGCCGACCAGCAAACCGCCGACTGGGAGGCGCAAAAGGCCAGAGAGCGTGGCACGGCCGGCGTGCTGGAGGGCGTGGCGCTTGGCCTGCCGGCGCTGACCCGGGCGGTCAAGCTGCAATCCCGCGCGGCCCGCGTGGGGTTCGACTGGCCCGAGGTGGCGCAGGTGGTCGACAAGATCGCCGAAGAGGCGCACGAACTGGTCGAGGCGCGCGATACCCTGACGCCCGAGGCGATGGCCGAGGAATACGGCGACCTGCTGTTCGTCATGACCAACCTCGCCCGGCACCTGAAGATCGACCCCGAGGCCGCCTTGCGCGCCGCCAATGCCAAATTCACCCGCCGGTTCGCCCATATCGAGGCGCGGCTGGCCGAACAGGGCCGCCGCCCGCAGGACAGCACGCTGGCCGAAATGGACGCCCTGTGGGACGAAATCCGCGCCGCCGACAAGGCGACCGCATCGTCAAAGGCAGACGATTAA